The Effusibacillus pohliae DSM 22757 genome includes the window GAAGAAGGAACTGGCGACGTACCACGGCGTGTCGGAAGACATGCTGCTCATCGGCAACGGGTCGGACGAGGTGATCTCCTTTTTCTGCGCAACATTTGTGGAACCGGGCGACGAAATCGTGGTGCCGACTCCGTCGTTCTCGGAGTATACGTTCGCCTCGACGGTGATGGCCGGAAAAACGGTCGAGGTGCCGCTGCGCGAGGGGTTCGAGTACGACCTGAACGATTTTGCCGACGCGATTACGGAGCGGACGCGGATCGTCTTTCTCTGCTCCCCCAACAATCCGACCGGCACCTATATCCGGCAAGCCGATCTGGAATCGTTTTTGCAGCGGATTCCCGCCGACGTACTGGTCGTGATTGACGAAGCGTACAACGAGTATGTGGAAGCGCCGGATTATGCGCAAGGGCTCGATCTGTTGAAAAAAGGCCATAACGTGGCCGTCATGCGGACATTTTCGAAACTGTTTGCCCTGGCGGCACTGCGAATCGGCTACACGATCGCGAAACCGGAGATCGTCAGCTTCGTCAACCGTGTGCGGGAACCGTTTAACGTCAATCATTTGGCACAGGTGGCGGCGATCGCGGCCTTGCACGACGAGGAACATATCCAGCTCAGCCGCCGCGTCAATTCGGAAGGAAAGCGGGCGCTGTATGCGGGATTTGACAGGCTGGGGCTGCGCTACATTCCGACCGAGACCAATTTTGTGCTGGTCGATACGGGCGTCGACTCGAAGGAAGTCTTCCAATCCCTTTTGCGAAAAGGGGTCATTATCCGCGACGGCGCATTCTTCGGACTGCCGACCTGGATTCGAGTTTCGATCGGCTTGCCGGAGGAGAACGAGCGATTCTTGCAGGCGCTGGAAACCACATTGCATCGATTGCGGACGACCGCCAGATAACATGCCGATAGGCTGATAGATATAGAAGAAACCGGTGATTTTTTGGGGCCCCATCAGTTGTCGTCATTTTGCTGGGTGATTGTAAGGAGGAGGAGGAACCGATGGCCAAAGAGAGATTACAGGAACTGCGCGGGCAACTGGATGAACTCAACCTTGAGATTCTTGAACTGCTGTCGCGCCGGGCGGAACTGGTGCAGGAAATCGGCCAATTGAAAAAAATGACGGGAACAGAGCGGTTCGATCCGATCCGCGAAAAGGAAATGCTTGACAAACTGGTGGCGGCCAACCCCGGGCCGTTTGACGACAACACCGTCCGCCATCTGTTCAAGCAGATTTTCCAGGCGTCGCTCGGCCTGATGGAAGAAGAGAAGAAAGAGCTGCTGGTGTCCCGCAAAAAGCGTACGGACGATACGGTGGTGGAGATCAAGGACGTTCGCATCGGCGGCGGACGGCCGGTGGTCATCGCCGGACCCTGTTCGGTCGAGACCCCGGAACAGATGGACACGGTGGCGGCCGGACTCAAGCTGCAAGGCATCGTGCTGCTCCGCGGCGGAGCGTACAAACCGCGCACCTCTCCCTACGATTTCCAGGGTCTGGGCAAAAAAGGGCTGGAGCTGATCCGGCAAACGGCCGACAAATACGGGATGGCGGTGGTGTCCGAAATCGTGTCGCCGGCCGACATCGAAATGTCGCTTGACTACGTCGATGTCATCCAGATCGGAGCGCGCAACATGCAGAACTTCGAACTGCTGAAAGAAGCCGGCAATGTGCGCAAACCGGTGCTGCTGAAGCGGGGCATGGCAGCGACGATCGAAGAACTGCTGTTCGCGGCCGAATATATCGTTTCCCGCGGCAACGGCCAGGTGATTCTCTGCGAGCGGGGCATCCGCACGTACGAGAAAGCCACCCGCAACACGCTCGATATCTCGGCGGTGCCGATTTTGAAGCAGGAGAGCCACCTGCCGGTGGTGGTCGATATTTCTCATTCGACAGGCCGGAAAGACATCATGCTGCCGATCGCGAAAGCGGCGCTGGCAGTCGGGGCGGATGGGCTGATCGTCGAGGTGCATCCGGAACCGAGCGTAGCGCTGTCGGATGCGAAACAGCAACTGAACCTGCAGCAATTTGCCCAGTTGATGGACGGACTGCGGGTCAGCGGGTATCTGCCGAAACAGGAACCGCTTGCGGTCAAGTAAACGGTCTGCACGGGCGTGTGGCTGCAGCATGAGCTACAGAAGAGCCGGTTGTTCCCGGCTCTCTATTTATTTTCCTGCAAAAATTAGGATCGTGCCGATACAGAGGGGAAGACAGCGGAGGATGAAAAACTGTCAAGCCGGGGACACCTGGCAGACGAGATGAGGAGGTGCAGACTGTGAGGTGGCAGCACTGGCTTCTGGCCGCTGCGGCGGTTGCGATTTTGATTGCTGAGCAACTGCTGACCGGGAGTCCCAACCAGCCGGGGCGTTATCTGATCTACTACTACGCGCTGGAAGTGGCGTATTTCTTTGTGCTGCTGGCGCTTGGGACGGCCATCGGAGGGGTGGTGCGAAAGCGGCTGTTGGCCCGGCAGGACAAGGCGGAGTATCTGAGAAGCGTCGGCATCTATCGCTTGCTGGCGCTGATCTTCGTCATTGCCGCCGGGATGTATCTGATGACCGCGTGGATCCCTGGCTGGATCGGACGGCATATTATCTTTTTTGGCGGCTATTATTACGGCTTGTCGCGGATCGACCGCCGCGACGAGTAAGCTGGAGTCGGGAGGAATCGTATGGAACCGCAAATCGTTTCGTTAAATGTCGGCGTGCCCGCAACGGTCATGTATCAGGGCAGGGAAATCCGAACGGGGATCCGCAAGCATTCCACCGAGAAACGCTTGTACCTGTCAACCCTCAATCTTGACGGGGACGGGCAGGCCGATCTGGTACACCATGGCGGGAAAGACAAGGCGGTCTGCGTCTATCCGTACGAACATTACACTTATTGGGAGAAAGAGCTGAACCGCCGGCTGGACTTTGGCGCATTCGGGGAAAATTTGACCGTGCACGGCATGCAAGAGACGGACGTTTGCATCGGTGATGTATTTCAGCTCGGTGAGGCGGTCGTCCAGGTCAGCCAGCCGAGACAACCCTGCTATAAGCTGGGGGTGAAGCATAATTGGCCGGATCTGCCGCTGCGTGTGCAAAACACTGGTTTTACCGGCTACTATGTCCGCGTCTTGCAGGAAGGATTTGTCGACAAACATTCGCCCATCCGGTTGTTGCAACGGCACCCGAAGGGAATCACCGTGTCGTTTGTGAATCATATCAAATATCACGAGAAAGAAAATGAGGAAGCGATCCGACGGATCCTGGAAGTGGAGGAATTGGCCGAGGGTTGGCGGCAGTCATTCGCCAAGCGGATTGGCCGCTGAACATAGGCGGGCTGTTTGCACCCGCCTATTTTGCGGCAAACAGCGGTTTCCGATGCGGGCAACCACGCGGAGTTTGCGAATCCACAGATCGGTTGTGGCCGCCGGATTGCCAAAATAGACCGCCGGCTTCCGCGGAGATGATTCTTGCTATAGTGTTAATCCTGCATGACGATCTGATCGGCTCCAAAATCGTGCAACAGTTTTTTTACATTTTCCGTTTCATGTTCCGGCACTTCGGCCGACACCAGAATTTTTCCGGCCTCCACTTCATCCGCCAGCGTTTTGGCGGAGGGGGGACTGATGCCAAGGTCAATCAAACCGCCCAAAACGCCGCCGGACATGCCTCCATATAAAATCCCGAACAGCGGTCCCCACCCTGCCATCAGCGGTGTTCCGCCCGGCAGCATGGCGGAGCCGGCTGCAAAAGCGAGTCCGATCGCGCCGCCGACTACGGCGCCGAGCAACCCACCCTCAAGCGGCGGATCGGTCTTCGGCGGATCGTCCGCTTGCGGGATCTGATCCGCTCTTGTAAGCAAGGAGATCCGCTCGCGCGGAACCCGGGTTTCCAGCGTGCGAATCACCGCTTCCGCCGCTTCCCGTTTGGCAAACGACCCGATCACGTGTTTCACCACCAATCACCTCACTTTAACGTCTCCAGATACAGTTTCACCGCTTTGATCTGATCCTCGTTCAAACCGAGCGAGGGAGGAGCGGGCATTCCTTTTTGCGGCCGGCCGTTATGCAGCACCTGATCCAACCCCTGATCGCCCAGCCGGTCTTTCACTCCGGCCAGACCGGGCCCGACCAGCCGATCATGTGTCACCGCGTGACAACCGGCACAAGTCGTGCTAAAAATCTCTTTTCCCGCTTCCGGCGTCACCTCCATCGGGGTGTTCGCTTCCGACCGGTCATTCACGGTGGTGGCTGTCAAAGCGTAATAAACCGCCCAGGCGGCCGCGATCGCATAGGTCGCTTTCAGGAACTTGGGGATTTTCGTATGCTTCATTTTAATGCCGGATATGGTCGAATAATCGTCCTGTTTTTCGACCGGATCGCGATCCTGCGGGTTGCGGCTGTCGTCCGCCATCAGTACCCCTCCCGTTCGTCATCTTGCAGCATCCGATATTTGATTTCTTCGATGTCGTCAAATTGCCCCGCCTTGTTTGCCCAAACATAGACCAAAAAGGTGCTTCCGGTCAGCGTCAACAACACGATCAGCAATGTCCAAGCCTGCAATGTCATGGAGATCCTCCCAATCTGCCCGCTGCGGCCCCTGATTTTTGCGACGGAGCCGGTTTTAAGCTCATCAAATAGGCGACGAGATCCCGTTTGTCCTGTTCCGACAGATAGTTGTACCTGGGCATGATTGAGCCTTTGTAGAACTTCTGCGGGTTGTTCAGGTGCTGGTATTGCCATTCCGGGCTGTAGCGGCTGCCGACCCAGGTCAAATCGGGGCCGGTGCG containing:
- the hisC gene encoding histidinol-phosphate transaminase, which codes for MTDTITKHVRPSLQQIKPYIPGKPIADVQRELGLADVIKLASNENPVGPSPRAQAAIQAALADLHRYPDGGQLELKKELATYHGVSEDMLLIGNGSDEVISFFCATFVEPGDEIVVPTPSFSEYTFASTVMAGKTVEVPLREGFEYDLNDFADAITERTRIVFLCSPNNPTGTYIRQADLESFLQRIPADVLVVIDEAYNEYVEAPDYAQGLDLLKKGHNVAVMRTFSKLFALAALRIGYTIAKPEIVSFVNRVREPFNVNHLAQVAAIAALHDEEHIQLSRRVNSEGKRALYAGFDRLGLRYIPTETNFVLVDTGVDSKEVFQSLLRKGVIIRDGAFFGLPTWIRVSIGLPEENERFLQALETTLHRLRTTAR
- a CDS encoding bifunctional 3-deoxy-7-phosphoheptulonate synthase/chorismate mutase translates to MAKERLQELRGQLDELNLEILELLSRRAELVQEIGQLKKMTGTERFDPIREKEMLDKLVAANPGPFDDNTVRHLFKQIFQASLGLMEEEKKELLVSRKKRTDDTVVEIKDVRIGGGRPVVIAGPCSVETPEQMDTVAAGLKLQGIVLLRGGAYKPRTSPYDFQGLGKKGLELIRQTADKYGMAVVSEIVSPADIEMSLDYVDVIQIGARNMQNFELLKEAGNVRKPVLLKRGMAATIEELLFAAEYIVSRGNGQVILCERGIRTYEKATRNTLDISAVPILKQESHLPVVVDISHSTGRKDIMLPIAKAALAVGADGLIVEVHPEPSVALSDAKQQLNLQQFAQLMDGLRVSGYLPKQEPLAVK
- a CDS encoding MOSC domain-containing protein, yielding MEPQIVSLNVGVPATVMYQGREIRTGIRKHSTEKRLYLSTLNLDGDGQADLVHHGGKDKAVCVYPYEHYTYWEKELNRRLDFGAFGENLTVHGMQETDVCIGDVFQLGEAVVQVSQPRQPCYKLGVKHNWPDLPLRVQNTGFTGYYVRVLQEGFVDKHSPIRLLQRHPKGITVSFVNHIKYHEKENEEAIRRILEVEELAEGWRQSFAKRIGR
- a CDS encoding c-type cytochrome, whose product is MADDSRNPQDRDPVEKQDDYSTISGIKMKHTKIPKFLKATYAIAAAWAVYYALTATTVNDRSEANTPMEVTPEAGKEIFSTTCAGCHAVTHDRLVGPGLAGVKDRLGDQGLDQVLHNGRPQKGMPAPPSLGLNEDQIKAVKLYLETLK
- the ccoS gene encoding cbb3-type cytochrome oxidase assembly protein CcoS, which codes for MTLQAWTLLIVLLTLTGSTFLVYVWANKAGQFDDIEEIKYRMLQDDEREGY